Proteins from one Microbacterium sp. Root553 genomic window:
- a CDS encoding prepilin peptidase, with protein sequence MDLRTAVVVIVHVALFAVGCRLVVIDIRSHRLPDRIVLPTLAVLVVLVAVDAAVAGESGTTVRSLLGMLILGGFYAVLRALSRQGIGGGDVKLAAVIGLTLAWHGWQALAVGAASAFVIGALYAIGLMVLRRADGATRIAFGPWMILGALLGIIAR encoded by the coding sequence ATGGATCTCCGCACCGCCGTCGTCGTGATCGTTCATGTCGCCCTCTTCGCGGTGGGCTGCAGACTGGTCGTCATCGACATCCGCAGCCATCGGCTGCCCGACCGGATCGTGCTCCCCACCCTGGCCGTCCTCGTCGTCCTCGTGGCGGTCGACGCCGCCGTCGCGGGGGAGAGCGGGACGACGGTCAGATCCCTGCTGGGGATGCTGATCCTCGGAGGCTTCTACGCGGTGCTCCGTGCACTCAGCCGACAGGGGATCGGCGGGGGAGATGTCAAGCTCGCGGCCGTCATCGGGCTGACTCTCGCATGGCACGGCTGGCAGGCGCTCGCCGTGGGCGCGGCATCCGCCTTCGTGATCGGTGCGCTGTATGCGATAGGGCTGATGGTGCTGCGTCGGGCCGACGGAGCCACGCGGATCGCCTTCGGGCCGTGGATGATCCTCGGCGCGCTTCTCGGCATCATCGCGCGGTGA
- the lpdA gene encoding dihydrolipoyl dehydrogenase — protein sequence MPHYDVVILGAGPGGYVAAVRSAQLGLSTAIIEEKYWGGVCLNVGCIPSKALLKNAELAHTLNHKADFFGISGEFTIDYGKAFDRSRVVADGRVKGIHFLMKKNKVTEYDGRGTFTGPKAISVAKSDGSTEEVTFDNAIIATGSKVRLLPGVQLSDNVVTYEEQILSRELPKSIVIVGAGAIGMEFAYVMTNYGVKVTIIEFLDRALPNEDPDVSKEITKQYKNYGVDILTSTKVESVVDNGSSVTVSYTGKDGQQTSIEADKVLMSVGFAPNVEGFGLEATGVKLTERGAIDIDDHMRTNVEGIYAIGDVTAKLQLAHVAEAQGVVAAETIGGAETQTLGDYRMMPRATFCSPQVASFGLTEQQAKDEGHEVKVVTFPFMANGKAHGLGEPVGFVKMIADAEHLELLGAHMIGPDVSELLPELTLAQKWDLTALELARNVHTHPTLSEALQEGFHGLAGHMINF from the coding sequence ATGCCACACTACGATGTCGTCATCCTCGGTGCAGGTCCTGGTGGATACGTCGCTGCTGTCCGCAGCGCGCAGCTGGGTCTGTCCACCGCCATCATCGAAGAGAAGTACTGGGGTGGTGTCTGCCTCAACGTGGGCTGCATCCCCTCCAAGGCGCTCCTGAAGAACGCGGAGCTCGCGCACACGCTCAACCACAAGGCCGACTTCTTCGGCATCTCGGGTGAGTTCACGATCGACTACGGCAAGGCGTTCGACCGCAGCCGCGTCGTCGCAGACGGTCGCGTCAAGGGCATCCACTTCCTGATGAAGAAGAACAAGGTCACGGAGTACGACGGCCGTGGCACGTTCACCGGACCGAAGGCGATCTCGGTCGCGAAGTCCGACGGATCCACCGAAGAGGTCACGTTCGACAACGCGATCATCGCCACCGGATCCAAGGTCCGTCTCCTCCCGGGCGTGCAGCTGAGCGACAACGTCGTGACGTATGAGGAGCAGATCCTCAGCCGCGAGCTGCCGAAGTCCATCGTGATCGTCGGCGCCGGCGCCATCGGCATGGAGTTCGCCTACGTGATGACCAACTACGGGGTCAAGGTCACGATCATCGAGTTCCTCGACCGAGCGCTCCCCAACGAGGACCCCGACGTGTCGAAGGAGATCACGAAGCAGTACAAGAACTACGGCGTCGACATCCTCACCTCCACCAAGGTCGAGTCCGTGGTCGACAACGGTTCGTCCGTCACCGTCTCGTACACCGGCAAGGACGGGCAGCAGACGTCCATCGAGGCCGACAAGGTGCTCATGTCGGTCGGGTTCGCCCCGAACGTCGAGGGCTTCGGACTCGAGGCGACCGGCGTGAAGCTCACCGAGCGCGGCGCGATCGACATCGACGACCACATGCGCACCAACGTCGAGGGCATCTACGCCATCGGCGATGTCACGGCCAAGCTGCAGCTCGCCCACGTGGCCGAGGCACAGGGAGTCGTCGCGGCCGAGACCATCGGCGGCGCCGAGACCCAGACCCTCGGCGACTACCGCATGATGCCGCGCGCGACCTTCTGCTCGCCGCAGGTCGCATCGTTCGGACTCACCGAGCAGCAGGCCAAGGACGAGGGCCACGAGGTGAAGGTCGTCACCTTCCCGTTCATGGCCAACGGCAAGGCCCATGGCCTCGGAGAGCCCGTCGGGTTCGTGAAGATGATCGCCGACGCCGAACACCTCGAGCTGCTCGGCGCGCACATGATCGGCCCCGATGTCTCCGAGCTTCTGCCCGAGCTGACGCTGGCGCAGAAGTGGGACCTCACCGCACTGGAGCTCGCCCGTAACGTGCACACGCACCCGACGCTGTCGGAGGCGCTGCAGGAGGGCTTCCACGGCCTGGCGGGACACATGATCAACTTCTGA
- a CDS encoding FHA domain-containing protein translates to MTDSQNRSGGDAAIHRPGEQRHDVTQTFGHDSDLSFIPFGVELTDVEQSAISALPSGSALLLVRSGALAGARYLLDTDVTTVGRHPEADIFFDDVTVSRRHAEFTRSGTTFEIIDQRSLNGTYVNGERVDRSALADGTELRVGKFRLNFFASPLDRVAAID, encoded by the coding sequence GTGACAGACAGCCAGAATCGATCGGGCGGAGACGCCGCGATCCACCGTCCCGGCGAGCAGAGACACGACGTGACGCAGACGTTCGGGCACGACTCGGACCTCTCCTTCATCCCCTTCGGCGTGGAGCTCACGGATGTGGAGCAGAGTGCCATCTCGGCGCTGCCCTCCGGCTCGGCGCTCCTGCTCGTGCGTTCGGGTGCCCTCGCGGGGGCCCGCTACCTGCTCGACACGGACGTGACGACCGTCGGCCGCCACCCCGAGGCCGACATCTTCTTCGACGACGTCACCGTGTCCCGCCGACACGCGGAGTTCACCCGATCGGGCACGACTTTCGAGATCATCGATCAGCGTTCGCTCAACGGCACCTACGTGAACGGTGAGCGCGTCGACCGCAGCGCGCTGGCTGACGGCACCGAGCTTCGGGTCGGCAAGTTCCGCCTGAACTTCTTCGCCTCTCCGCTCGATCGCGTCGCGGCGATCGACTGA
- a CDS encoding methyltransferase domain-containing protein produces the protein MRHDLSIRASGARELMDDPDADLGMLERTYDRFRVVNALVSGTGQLYRRDIRPRARRGPIRILDIGAGGGDVCRMIAARLRRDGLRAEITALDSDERAIRWAVAHDEGSGVRYRRALSADLLSEGTRYDVVFSNHLLHHLSDSELQGLLSDSVGLVGDGGLVVHRDIARSRVAYALYGALTWVFARTFLRGSFIREDGLISIRRSYTPGELSVAVPVGWAVRFRLPSRLELRRDGATGR, from the coding sequence GTGAGACACGACCTGTCGATCCGCGCCTCCGGCGCGCGCGAGCTCATGGACGACCCCGATGCGGACCTCGGGATGCTGGAGCGCACATACGACCGCTTCCGGGTGGTCAACGCCCTCGTCTCGGGCACAGGGCAGCTCTACCGCCGCGACATCCGGCCACGCGCCCGTCGCGGTCCCATCCGCATCCTCGACATCGGCGCCGGTGGTGGCGACGTGTGCCGGATGATCGCCGCGCGCCTGCGACGCGACGGGCTTCGTGCCGAGATCACGGCACTGGACAGCGACGAGCGCGCCATCCGCTGGGCGGTCGCCCATGACGAGGGCTCCGGCGTGCGGTACCGCCGTGCGCTCTCGGCGGATCTCCTCTCCGAGGGGACGCGGTACGACGTCGTCTTCTCGAATCATCTGCTGCACCACCTGAGCGACTCCGAGCTGCAGGGGCTGCTGAGCGATTCGGTGGGGCTCGTCGGCGACGGGGGACTCGTGGTGCACCGGGACATCGCCCGCAGCAGGGTGGCCTATGCGCTGTACGGCGCTCTGACCTGGGTGTTCGCGCGGACGTTCTTGCGCGGGTCGTTCATCCGCGAGGACGGCCTCATCAGCATCCGTCGCTCGTACACGCCGGGGGAGCTCTCCGTCGCCGTGCCCGTCGGGTGGGCCGTCCGCTTCCGGCTGCCCTCGCGGCTCGAGCTCCGGCGAGACGGAGCGACCGGCCGGTGA
- a CDS encoding DNA polymerase Y family protein — protein sequence MTAPLRTMVLWFPDWPLRAALGGPPPHPPTALVHANTVIACTASAREHGVRAGQRRRVAQGHISSLRVLPHDVARDERAFLPVLQLIEKHAPGVALLRPGLAAVRARGISRYHGGEAEAADTLIGILAEAGFPEVRVGIADGPFTAELAARGPTPRTVVPPGLAKEFLAPLPVRVLKDEQITGLLIRLGVRTLGDFAGLDEIEVRDRFGERGARLHALAAGADSRPVVPRPPDPELVRSVEFEPALAGADQVAFAVRQTVDAVMLALADASVVCTEVRIDLVDDNGAVFSRPWLHPTCFDAADLVDRVRWQLEALGAESAKAPIDEARAFGGIVLVRIIPVAVDDAAHHQPGLFGSGTDERLHHAISRVQTMLGHEGVVTAALSGGRWLADRQVLTPWGERSTAPRDPARPWPGSLPDPLPAEVFRPPRPIGVLAPDGGTLLVDDRGELSAAPSHIDGDEVQAWAGPWPIHERRWEATGGKRGHRLQIVDGHDRAWLVFCTGDRWWAEGRYR from the coding sequence ATGACGGCCCCTCTCCGCACCATGGTGCTGTGGTTCCCCGACTGGCCCCTCCGTGCCGCTCTGGGTGGGCCGCCACCGCATCCGCCCACGGCCCTGGTGCATGCGAACACGGTCATCGCCTGCACCGCATCGGCGCGGGAGCACGGCGTGCGCGCAGGCCAGCGTCGTCGCGTGGCACAGGGGCACATCTCCTCGTTGCGTGTGCTTCCGCACGATGTCGCTCGCGACGAAAGAGCCTTCCTCCCGGTCCTGCAGCTCATCGAGAAGCACGCCCCGGGCGTCGCCCTGCTTCGTCCGGGCCTCGCCGCGGTGCGTGCACGCGGCATCTCCCGCTATCACGGCGGCGAGGCGGAGGCCGCGGACACCCTGATCGGCATCCTCGCCGAGGCCGGCTTCCCCGAAGTGCGCGTGGGGATCGCCGACGGCCCCTTCACCGCCGAGCTGGCGGCACGAGGACCCACTCCTCGCACCGTCGTCCCGCCGGGTCTCGCGAAGGAGTTCCTCGCTCCGCTCCCGGTGCGGGTACTCAAAGACGAGCAGATCACCGGCCTGCTCATCCGGCTGGGGGTGCGAACGCTCGGCGACTTCGCCGGACTCGACGAGATCGAGGTGCGCGATCGCTTCGGCGAGCGCGGTGCTCGTCTGCACGCTCTCGCCGCCGGAGCCGATTCCCGCCCCGTGGTGCCGAGACCGCCGGACCCGGAGCTCGTTCGCTCCGTGGAGTTCGAACCCGCCCTCGCCGGAGCGGATCAGGTGGCCTTCGCCGTGCGACAGACCGTCGATGCGGTCATGCTCGCCCTCGCCGACGCCTCCGTTGTGTGCACCGAGGTGCGCATCGATCTGGTCGACGACAACGGTGCGGTGTTCTCCCGACCCTGGCTGCACCCCACCTGCTTCGACGCCGCCGATCTGGTCGACAGGGTGCGCTGGCAGCTCGAGGCCCTGGGAGCGGAATCCGCCAAAGCACCGATCGATGAGGCTCGGGCCTTCGGCGGCATCGTTCTGGTGCGTATCATTCCGGTGGCCGTCGACGATGCCGCGCATCACCAGCCCGGCCTCTTCGGTTCCGGGACCGACGAGCGCCTGCACCATGCCATCTCCCGCGTGCAGACGATGCTCGGTCATGAGGGCGTCGTCACCGCTGCCCTCTCCGGTGGGCGCTGGCTCGCCGACAGGCAGGTTCTCACACCGTGGGGAGAGCGATCGACCGCACCTCGCGACCCTGCCCGCCCCTGGCCGGGGAGCCTTCCCGATCCCCTCCCCGCCGAGGTCTTCCGACCGCCTCGCCCGATCGGTGTGCTCGCACCGGACGGAGGCACACTCCTCGTCGATGATCGGGGGGAGCTCTCCGCCGCGCCGTCGCACATCGACGGCGACGAGGTGCAGGCGTGGGCGGGGCCATGGCCCATCCACGAGCGTCGATGGGAGGCGACCGGCGGCAAGCGGGGGCATCGCCTGCAGATCGTCGACGGTCACGATCGGGCATGGCTCGTCTTCTGCACCGGCGATCGCTGGTGGGCCGAGGGGCGGTACCGCTGA
- a CDS encoding copper resistance CopC family protein — translation MKTSARRLPAAPIALAAALLTALLVMFAPLSASAHDSLTASSPEADSTVDTLPTALTLTFSADLIEGGNATEVVVTDPSGASVTSGAATVSGATVTQPLTGEGPAGVYHVIWRVLSSDGHPTSEEFDFSVTTSTVSTATEEATAEPTAEPTASATPEPTTTVGPDAGVTSAPEESTGSSASAWIWGISIAVVAVAVGAAIWLSIRRRRSTGPGADAADSDTAAGR, via the coding sequence GTGAAAACTTCCGCTCGCCGCCTCCCCGCAGCCCCGATCGCTCTCGCGGCAGCCCTGCTCACCGCGCTCCTGGTGATGTTCGCACCGCTCTCCGCGTCCGCGCACGACAGCCTGACCGCCTCCTCCCCCGAGGCCGACAGCACTGTCGACACACTGCCGACCGCGCTCACCCTCACGTTCAGCGCCGACCTCATCGAGGGCGGGAATGCGACCGAGGTCGTGGTCACCGATCCCTCGGGGGCGTCGGTGACCTCCGGCGCGGCGACCGTGAGCGGTGCGACCGTCACTCAGCCACTCACCGGCGAGGGTCCGGCCGGCGTCTACCACGTGATCTGGAGGGTCCTCTCCAGCGACGGCCACCCCACCTCGGAAGAGTTCGACTTCAGCGTGACCACGAGCACCGTGAGCACGGCCACGGAGGAGGCGACCGCCGAACCGACGGCCGAGCCGACGGCATCCGCGACGCCCGAGCCGACGACCACCGTCGGACCCGATGCGGGTGTCACGTCCGCACCGGAAGAGAGCACCGGATCGTCCGCGTCCGCGTGGATCTGGGGCATCTCGATCGCGGTCGTGGCGGTCGCCGTGGGAGCCGCGATCTGGCTCTCGATCCGCAGGCGTCGTAGCACCGGTCCCGGTGCGGATGCGGCCGATTCCGACACCGCCGCAGGGCGATAG
- a CDS encoding type III polyketide synthase → MSRSAVLRSLRTIVPDTVIEQDAVRDIFAAQPDVGRLATRIIGASFNGSGIDTRHTVIKELSPAAATIDPPTFLDPDTGLLLSPGTKARNDVYVAEASRLFVEVARQALDADPDVVAADITHVITASCTGFHAPGPEYEIVRGLGLSDSVQRYHLGFMGCYASMPALRAASQFCAADPEAVVLVVSVELCTVHLRSSEDPDLIVANSLFADGAAAGIVTARDLATPVPAVRLDGFHTAIAPEGERDMAWTIGDHGFEMILSTRVPQIIGETIIGAIGPLYAHEGELAAAFAQGRVGERVEHWAIHPGGRSILDRVQERLGLSDVQMHPARETLREYGNMSSATILFVIRRILDEGAVDGSRIAAMAFGPGLTAESALMTVTSGVA, encoded by the coding sequence ATGAGCCGTTCCGCCGTACTCCGCTCGCTGCGCACGATCGTTCCCGACACCGTCATCGAGCAGGACGCCGTCCGTGACATCTTCGCCGCCCAGCCGGATGTGGGGCGCCTCGCGACCCGCATCATCGGAGCCTCGTTCAACGGGTCGGGCATCGACACCCGGCATACGGTTATCAAGGAACTCTCACCTGCCGCGGCGACGATCGATCCGCCGACCTTCCTCGATCCGGACACGGGTCTCCTGCTGTCGCCGGGGACGAAAGCGCGCAACGACGTCTATGTCGCGGAGGCCTCGCGTCTGTTCGTCGAGGTCGCCCGACAGGCGCTGGACGCCGATCCCGACGTGGTGGCCGCGGACATCACGCACGTGATCACCGCATCCTGCACCGGATTCCACGCTCCCGGCCCCGAGTACGAGATCGTCCGGGGGCTCGGTCTCTCCGACAGCGTCCAGCGCTACCACCTGGGATTCATGGGCTGCTACGCCTCCATGCCGGCACTGCGAGCGGCGAGTCAGTTCTGCGCCGCGGATCCCGAGGCGGTCGTGCTGGTCGTCAGCGTCGAGCTCTGCACGGTCCATCTGCGATCCTCGGAGGATCCCGATCTGATCGTCGCCAACTCGCTCTTCGCCGACGGTGCGGCTGCCGGGATCGTCACCGCGAGAGACCTCGCGACCCCCGTCCCCGCCGTGCGTCTCGACGGCTTCCACACGGCGATCGCCCCCGAGGGGGAGCGGGACATGGCGTGGACGATCGGCGATCACGGCTTCGAGATGATCCTGTCCACGAGGGTGCCGCAGATCATCGGCGAGACGATCATCGGTGCGATCGGTCCGCTCTACGCGCACGAGGGCGAGCTCGCCGCGGCCTTCGCTCAGGGGCGCGTGGGGGAGCGGGTGGAGCACTGGGCGATCCATCCCGGTGGTCGCAGCATCCTCGACCGGGTGCAGGAGAGACTCGGACTCAGCGACGTCCAGATGCACCCCGCGCGCGAGACGCTGCGCGAGTACGGGAACATGTCGAGCGCGACGATCCTCTTCGTCATCCGGCGCATCCTCGACGAGGGTGCGGTGGACGGGTCCCGCATCGCGGCGATGGCCTTCGGCCCCGGCCTGACGGCCGAGAGCGCTCTGATGACCGTGACCTCCGGCGTCGCGTGA
- the ftsR gene encoding transcriptional regulator FtsR: MAASPARERSASSGLLSIGQVLARLTPEFPELTSSKLRFLEVQGIVTPSRTESGYRKFSSSDIERLRLGLTLQRDHYLPLSVIREQLDDAEANGESTALVPPPSIAPAARRYRRAELLSAAGAGPQLLNDAISTGVVVAQEYYSEATVTLLRGLVALDRHGIEPRHLRSLRQGAEREVALIESAMSSLLRRTDATSRAKASEMAPTLAAKIDEVRSLFVKDAIERLLS, translated from the coding sequence ATGGCGGCGTCCCCCGCCCGCGAACGCTCCGCGTCATCCGGCCTGCTGAGCATCGGTCAGGTGCTGGCACGGCTGACCCCGGAATTCCCCGAACTCACCTCCAGCAAGCTCCGCTTCCTCGAGGTCCAGGGCATCGTGACCCCGTCGCGCACCGAGTCGGGCTACCGCAAGTTCTCGTCGTCCGACATCGAGCGACTGCGCCTCGGACTCACCCTGCAGCGTGATCACTATCTTCCGCTCAGCGTGATCCGCGAGCAGCTCGACGACGCCGAGGCGAACGGCGAGTCCACGGCCCTCGTTCCGCCGCCCTCCATCGCGCCCGCTGCACGCAGGTACCGCCGGGCGGAGCTGCTGTCGGCAGCCGGTGCCGGGCCTCAGCTGCTCAACGACGCGATCAGCACCGGCGTGGTCGTGGCCCAGGAGTACTACTCGGAGGCGACGGTCACCCTTCTGCGCGGACTGGTCGCACTCGACCGTCACGGCATCGAGCCCCGTCACCTCCGGTCACTGCGTCAGGGTGCAGAGCGTGAGGTCGCGCTGATCGAATCGGCGATGTCGTCACTGCTGCGCCGAACGGATGCGACGTCGCGAGCCAAGGCGAGCGAGATGGCGCCGACCCTCGCCGCCAAGATCGACGAGGTGCGCTCGCTCTTCGTCAAGGACGCGATCGAGCGGCTGCTTTCGTAA
- a CDS encoding CYTH domain-containing protein, with translation MTEPGAPQSGDAPSRVVEVERKYDVDARTPLPQWSDLPGVTAVSEGEVRELDARYLDTDDAALSRAGVALRRRTGGPDAGWHIKGPREGDGRVEIGWPLGDDDRVPDAVTSTLSQWTTEPLSPLARIENSRTAYLLTGDAGVIAEFVDDRVRATDLRQDVRREWREWEFELGPAAPADEAGRDALFAAVESAVAAAGGREAASGSKLARALGF, from the coding sequence ATGACTGAACCGGGCGCTCCGCAGTCGGGCGACGCCCCGTCACGGGTCGTCGAGGTCGAGCGCAAGTACGACGTCGACGCCCGCACGCCGTTACCGCAGTGGAGCGACCTGCCCGGCGTCACCGCGGTGTCCGAGGGAGAGGTGCGCGAACTCGACGCGCGCTACCTCGACACCGATGACGCCGCACTGTCCCGCGCGGGAGTCGCTCTGCGCCGGCGAACCGGAGGCCCTGATGCCGGATGGCACATCAAGGGCCCCCGCGAGGGGGACGGCAGAGTCGAGATCGGCTGGCCGCTGGGCGACGACGACCGCGTCCCCGATGCGGTGACCTCGACCCTGTCGCAGTGGACCACGGAGCCGCTGTCACCGCTCGCGCGGATCGAGAACTCCCGCACCGCGTACCTGCTCACCGGAGACGCCGGGGTGATCGCCGAGTTCGTCGACGACCGGGTCCGCGCGACGGATCTCCGGCAGGACGTCCGTCGCGAATGGCGCGAGTGGGAGTTCGAACTGGGTCCCGCCGCTCCCGCCGATGAGGCAGGACGTGACGCGCTGTTCGCCGCTGTCGAGTCGGCGGTCGCGGCCGCAGGCGGGCGCGAGGCGGCATCGGGGTCGAAGCTCGCCCGTGCTCTGGGTTTCTGA
- a CDS encoding MerR family transcriptional regulator, with the protein MSADERADDPRFVPELLFTDGLPAMDDEVGYRGAVAARAAGITYRQLDYWARTELVEPTVRGANGSGSQRLYGFRDILVLKLVKSLLDTGISLQQIRTAVDELRRAGIRDLAGTTLMSDGASVYLCTSNDEVIDLVSRGQGVFGIAVGKVLREVESTLVAFDATVPDPVDELSARRTKRSA; encoded by the coding sequence ATGAGTGCGGATGAGCGTGCAGACGACCCGCGGTTCGTGCCCGAACTCCTCTTCACCGACGGTCTGCCGGCCATGGATGACGAGGTCGGCTACCGCGGAGCGGTAGCGGCACGGGCAGCGGGAATCACCTATCGACAGCTCGACTACTGGGCTCGCACCGAGCTGGTCGAGCCCACGGTCCGCGGAGCGAACGGCTCAGGGTCGCAGCGTCTCTACGGCTTCCGCGACATCCTCGTCCTCAAGCTCGTGAAGAGCCTGCTCGACACCGGCATCTCCCTGCAGCAGATCCGCACCGCCGTCGACGAGTTGCGTCGCGCGGGCATCCGTGACCTCGCAGGCACCACTCTGATGAGCGACGGGGCCTCGGTCTACCTCTGCACGTCCAACGACGAGGTCATCGATCTCGTCAGCCGCGGCCAGGGCGTCTTCGGCATCGCCGTCGGCAAGGTGCTTCGCGAGGTGGAGTCCACTCTCGTCGCCTTCGACGCCACGGTGCCCGACCCCGTCGACGAGCTGTCCGCCCGTCGCACCAAGCGATCCGCCTGA